The following are encoded in a window of Streptomyces sp. Go-475 genomic DNA:
- a CDS encoding ABC transporter family substrate-binding protein yields MSQHGVGPRAVTRSVAFLTAGVLAVPALAGCGSEDPAGKPLAGQDIQPAARDRIADGGTLRWAVDSVPDTLNTFQSDADATTTRVAQAVLPSMFRMNASGRPERNPAYLESAKVVETEPKQVVLYKLNQQAVWSDGREIGAADFAAQWRALSGKDTAYWTARNAGYDRIQKIERGDNALEVRVTFSRPYADWRSLFSPLYPKDVMGTPDSFNDGARKKLKVTAGPFTVKEVDTKDEEITLARNPRWWGEPAKLSEIVLRTVPRDKRASELAAGTLDLAEIDPSAARRITVAARPQSTSSPLMGPGADRTAADDLRSWAVANGSDEDAADEETVARRKLRKAAAKYARQQQALRGFEVRKSLEPAFTQLALNGAEGPLADERVRRAVARALDRKELAEAVLKPLGLPAVPVGSHLALSGQAHYADNSGALGGQDTKEAQALLADAGWVRGGPVKEQKKKEEKAAGPEGEKASGSSGDASDDDGTYIVGEDDKARRGPDPADHLAQDGKQYKHPHHGGAPGAYAPQGTAAPANREAAPLAKNGKALTLRFVLPSGPGSQTLRTIADRISRMLERVGIRTEISKVADESYFKDHIASGQYDLALYSWPATAFPATDARPVYAKPVPAADGSLSIEQNYTRVGTDQVDQLFDQAVATLDEGESRSLIRKADSRIWAAAGSIPLFQRPQLMAARKNLVNTGAFGFGTPVFEDMGFLKKGAKPASGPSAKDQ; encoded by the coding sequence ATGTCCCAGCACGGCGTCGGCCCGCGTGCGGTCACGCGCTCGGTCGCCTTCCTCACCGCGGGCGTGCTCGCGGTGCCCGCGCTCGCCGGATGCGGCTCCGAGGACCCGGCCGGCAAGCCGCTCGCCGGGCAGGACATCCAGCCCGCCGCCCGCGACAGGATCGCCGACGGCGGCACCCTGCGCTGGGCCGTCGACTCCGTGCCCGACACGCTGAACACCTTCCAGTCGGACGCCGACGCCACCACCACCCGCGTCGCCCAGGCCGTCCTGCCGTCGATGTTCCGGATGAACGCCTCCGGCCGCCCCGAGCGCAACCCCGCCTACCTGGAGTCCGCGAAGGTCGTCGAGACCGAGCCCAAGCAGGTCGTGCTGTACAAGCTCAACCAGCAGGCCGTCTGGAGCGACGGCCGGGAGATCGGCGCCGCCGACTTCGCCGCCCAGTGGCGCGCCCTGTCCGGCAAGGACACCGCCTACTGGACCGCCCGCAACGCCGGCTACGACCGCATCCAGAAGATCGAACGCGGGGACAACGCCCTGGAGGTCCGGGTCACCTTCAGCCGCCCCTACGCCGACTGGCGCTCGCTGTTCTCCCCGCTGTACCCGAAGGACGTCATGGGCACCCCGGACTCCTTCAACGACGGGGCCCGCAAGAAGCTCAAGGTCACCGCCGGACCCTTCACGGTGAAGGAGGTCGACACCAAGGACGAGGAGATCACCCTCGCCCGCAACCCGCGCTGGTGGGGCGAGCCCGCCAAGCTCTCCGAGATCGTGCTGCGCACCGTCCCGCGCGACAAGCGGGCCTCCGAGCTGGCCGCCGGCACCCTCGACCTGGCCGAGATCGACCCCTCGGCGGCCCGCCGCATCACCGTCGCCGCCCGCCCGCAGAGCACCAGCAGCCCGCTGATGGGCCCGGGCGCCGACCGCACCGCCGCCGACGACCTGCGCTCCTGGGCCGTCGCCAACGGCTCCGACGAGGACGCCGCCGACGAGGAGACCGTCGCCCGCAGGAAGCTGCGCAAGGCGGCCGCCAAGTACGCCCGGCAGCAGCAGGCCCTGCGCGGCTTCGAGGTCCGCAAGTCCCTGGAACCGGCCTTCACCCAGCTCGCCCTGAACGGCGCCGAGGGCCCCCTCGCCGACGAGCGCGTCCGCCGGGCCGTCGCCCGCGCCCTGGACCGCAAGGAGCTGGCCGAGGCCGTCCTCAAGCCCCTCGGCCTGCCCGCCGTCCCGGTCGGCAGCCACCTGGCCCTGTCCGGCCAGGCCCACTACGCCGACAACAGCGGCGCCCTCGGCGGCCAGGACACCAAGGAGGCGCAGGCCCTGCTCGCCGACGCCGGCTGGGTGCGCGGCGGCCCCGTCAAGGAGCAGAAGAAGAAAGAGGAGAAGGCGGCCGGCCCCGAGGGCGAGAAGGCCTCCGGCTCCTCCGGCGACGCGTCGGACGACGACGGCACGTACATCGTCGGCGAGGACGACAAGGCCCGCCGCGGTCCGGACCCCGCCGACCACCTCGCCCAGGACGGCAAGCAGTACAAGCACCCGCACCACGGAGGCGCCCCCGGCGCGTACGCCCCCCAGGGCACCGCCGCCCCGGCGAACCGCGAGGCCGCCCCGCTCGCCAAGAACGGCAAGGCCCTCACCCTCCGCTTCGTGCTGCCCTCCGGGCCCGGCTCCCAGACGCTGCGCACGATCGCCGACCGCATCTCCCGCATGCTGGAGCGCGTCGGCATCCGCACGGAGATCTCCAAGGTCGCCGACGAGTCCTACTTCAAGGACCACATCGCGTCCGGCCAGTACGACCTCGCCCTGTACTCCTGGCCCGCGACGGCCTTCCCCGCCACCGACGCCCGCCCCGTCTACGCCAAGCCGGTCCCGGCCGCCGACGGCTCCCTCAGCATCGAGCAGAACTACACCCGCGTCGGCACCGACCAGGTCGACCAGCTCTTCGACCAGGCCGTGGCCACCCTCGACGAGGGCGAGTCCCGCTCCCTGATCCGCAAGGCCGACTCCCGCATCTGGGCCGCGGCCGGCTCCATCCCCCTCTTCCAGCGCCCCCAGCTCATGGCGGCCCGCAAGAACCTGGTCAACACCGGCGCCTTCGGCTTCGGCACGCCGGTCTTCGAGGACATGGGCTTCCTGAAGAAGGGCGCGAAGCCGGCGTCGGGCCCCTCGGCGAAGGACCAGTGA
- the typA gene encoding translational GTPase TypA, giving the protein MATRHDIRNVAIVAHVDHGKTTIVDGMLKQAGAFAAHQLDSVDDRMMDSNDLEREKGITILAKNTAVKYHPKDGGDPITINIIDTPGHADFGGEVERGLSMVDGVVLLVDASEGPLPQTRFVLRKALQQRLPVILCINKTDRPDSRIDEVVNETYDLFLDLDADEDQIEFPIVYACGRDGIASLTKPEDGTVPSDSTSLEPFFSTILEHIPAPTYDESAPLQAHVTNLDADNFLGRIALLRVQQGELKKGQTVAWMKRDGSVTNVRISELMMTEALTRKPAEKAGPGDICAVAGIPDIMIGETLADPENPVALPLITVDEPAISMVIGTNTSPLVGRGATGKGADNKAAVKDRKVTARQVKDRLDRELIGNVSLRVLDTERPDAWEVQGRGELALAILVETMRREGYELTVGKPQVVTKDVDGKVYEPVERMTIDVPEEHMGAVTQLMGVRKGRMDNMSNHGSGWVRMEFVVPSRGLIGFRTEFLTQTRGTGIAHSIHEGFEPWFGTLQTRNNGSLVADRSGAVTAFAMTNLQERGVLFVEPGTEVYEGMIVGENSRSDDMDVNITKEKKLTNMRSSTADVTESIVPPRKLSLEQSLEFCRDDECVEVTPEAVRIRKVNLDARERARAASRAKHG; this is encoded by the coding sequence ATGGCCACGCGCCACGACATCCGCAACGTCGCCATCGTCGCCCACGTCGACCACGGCAAGACCACCATCGTCGACGGCATGCTGAAGCAGGCCGGCGCCTTCGCCGCCCACCAGCTCGACTCGGTCGACGACCGCATGATGGACTCGAACGACCTGGAGCGTGAGAAGGGCATCACGATCCTCGCCAAGAACACGGCGGTGAAGTACCACCCCAAGGACGGCGGGGACCCGATCACCATCAACATCATCGACACCCCCGGCCACGCCGACTTCGGCGGCGAGGTCGAGCGCGGTCTGTCGATGGTCGACGGCGTCGTCCTGCTCGTGGACGCCTCCGAGGGCCCGCTCCCGCAGACCCGCTTCGTGCTGCGCAAGGCGCTCCAGCAGCGGCTGCCCGTCATCCTCTGCATCAACAAGACGGACCGCCCCGACTCCCGGATCGACGAGGTCGTCAACGAGACGTACGACCTCTTCCTCGACCTGGACGCCGACGAGGACCAGATCGAGTTCCCGATCGTCTACGCCTGCGGCCGTGACGGCATCGCGTCCCTCACCAAGCCCGAGGACGGCACGGTCCCGTCCGACTCCACCAGCCTGGAGCCGTTCTTCTCCACGATCCTGGAGCACATCCCGGCCCCGACCTACGACGAGTCGGCCCCGCTCCAGGCGCACGTCACGAACCTGGACGCCGACAACTTCCTCGGCCGTATCGCGCTGCTGCGCGTCCAGCAGGGCGAGCTGAAGAAGGGCCAGACGGTCGCGTGGATGAAGCGCGACGGGTCCGTCACCAACGTCCGCATCAGCGAGCTGATGATGACCGAGGCGCTGACCCGCAAGCCCGCCGAGAAGGCCGGCCCCGGTGACATCTGCGCCGTCGCCGGCATCCCGGACATCATGATCGGCGAGACCCTGGCCGACCCGGAGAACCCGGTCGCGCTGCCGCTGATCACCGTCGACGAGCCGGCGATCTCCATGGTCATCGGAACCAACACCTCCCCGCTGGTCGGCCGCGGCGCCACCGGCAAGGGCGCCGACAACAAGGCGGCCGTCAAGGACCGCAAGGTCACCGCCCGCCAGGTCAAGGACCGTCTGGACCGCGAGCTGATCGGTAACGTCAGCCTCCGCGTGCTCGACACCGAGCGGCCGGACGCCTGGGAGGTGCAGGGCCGCGGCGAGCTGGCGCTGGCCATCCTCGTCGAGACCATGCGCCGCGAGGGCTACGAGCTGACCGTGGGCAAGCCGCAGGTGGTCACCAAGGACGTCGACGGCAAGGTCTACGAGCCGGTCGAGCGCATGACGATCGACGTGCCCGAGGAGCACATGGGCGCCGTCACGCAGCTCATGGGCGTCCGCAAGGGCCGCATGGACAACATGTCCAACCACGGCTCCGGCTGGGTCCGCATGGAGTTCGTCGTGCCCTCCCGGGGCCTCATCGGCTTCCGCACGGAGTTCCTGACGCAGACCCGCGGCACGGGCATCGCCCACTCCATCCACGAGGGCTTCGAGCCCTGGTTCGGCACGCTCCAGACCCGCAACAACGGCTCCCTGGTCGCCGACCGCTCCGGCGCGGTCACCGCCTTCGCGATGACCAACCTCCAGGAGCGCGGCGTGCTCTTCGTGGAGCCGGGCACCGAGGTGTACGAGGGCATGATCGTCGGTGAGAACTCCCGCTCCGACGACATGGACGTCAACATCACCAAGGAGAAGAAGCTCACCAACATGCGGTCGTCGACGGCCGACGTGACGGAGTCCATCGTCCCGCCGCGCAAGCTGTCGCTGGAGCAGTCCCTGGAGTTCTGCCGTGACGACGAGTGCGTCGAGGTCACCCCGGAGGCCGTGCGCATCCGCAAGGTGAACCTGGACGCCCGCGAGCGCGCCCGCGCCGCGAGCCGCGCCAAGCACGGCTGA
- a CDS encoding ABC transporter substrate-binding protein: MRGARSAKWVAGAIVVALAATACGGSGDDEGNNKGSGPAGYVSIDVGEPQKPLIPADTNESNGSYVIQALFTQLLDFDAKGEIVYTNAESVTTKDSKTWTVKLKKGWKFHNGEEVTSKSYIDAWNWYANIKNNQQNSFWFQDIKGYDDVHPEKGEPKAKAMSGLKAVDDHTFTIELKYTMPYFIYKLGYTTWAPLPKVFYDDPKAFGQKPVGNGPYTFEKWDHKKLIQVKAWDDYLGPNKAKNKGVQFKNYTTVEAAYKDVVSGNLDMIRQVGPTDLPKYKQDLGDGAIDQPYAAIQTLTPAFYSKTFKDIDPKVLQGLSMAIDRKTITDTVLNKTRTPAQGFTPPGVKGYQNLDTDVFTYNPAKAKQLIQEGGGVPGNKFTIQYNTDGGHKEWVTAVCESIRKATGVDCVGDPKPDFATDLEARDNDQVKGMYRGGWVADYPVNANFMKELYHSTAEANNGHFSNKEIDGLMNKADSAKSLDASVKAFQEVEKKLVEHMPAIPLWYYRINGGHGKNVDNVNVDFHGDLEVWGVTTK; the protein is encoded by the coding sequence ATGCGCGGTGCCAGGAGCGCCAAGTGGGTCGCGGGGGCGATAGTCGTCGCCCTGGCCGCCACCGCCTGCGGCGGCAGCGGTGATGACGAGGGGAACAACAAGGGTTCCGGGCCTGCGGGATACGTCTCGATCGACGTCGGCGAGCCGCAGAAGCCGCTGATCCCGGCTGACACCAACGAGAGCAACGGCTCGTACGTCATCCAAGCCCTGTTCACGCAGCTGCTGGACTTCGACGCCAAGGGCGAGATCGTCTACACGAACGCCGAGTCGGTCACGACCAAGGACTCGAAGACGTGGACGGTCAAGCTCAAGAAGGGCTGGAAGTTCCACAACGGCGAAGAAGTCACCTCCAAGTCGTACATCGACGCTTGGAACTGGTACGCCAACATCAAGAACAACCAGCAGAACTCCTTCTGGTTCCAGGACATCAAGGGCTACGACGATGTCCACCCGGAGAAGGGTGAGCCGAAGGCCAAGGCCATGTCCGGTCTGAAGGCCGTGGACGACCACACCTTCACCATCGAGCTGAAGTACACGATGCCGTACTTCATCTACAAGCTCGGCTACACCACGTGGGCCCCGCTGCCCAAGGTCTTCTACGACGACCCGAAGGCCTTCGGCCAGAAGCCGGTCGGCAACGGTCCCTACACCTTCGAGAAGTGGGACCACAAGAAGCTCATCCAGGTCAAGGCCTGGGACGACTACCTGGGCCCGAACAAGGCGAAGAACAAGGGCGTCCAGTTCAAGAACTACACGACGGTCGAAGCCGCCTACAAGGACGTCGTCTCCGGCAACCTGGACATGATCCGCCAGGTCGGCCCGACGGACCTGCCGAAGTACAAGCAGGACCTGGGCGACGGCGCCATCGACCAGCCGTACGCGGCCATCCAGACGCTGACCCCGGCGTTCTACTCGAAGACGTTCAAGGACATCGACCCGAAGGTCCTGCAGGGCCTGTCGATGGCGATCGACCGCAAGACGATCACCGACACGGTTCTGAACAAGACCCGCACGCCGGCCCAGGGCTTCACGCCGCCGGGCGTCAAGGGCTACCAGAACCTGGACACGGACGTGTTCACGTACAACCCGGCGAAGGCCAAGCAGCTCATCCAGGAGGGTGGCGGCGTTCCGGGCAACAAGTTCACCATCCAGTACAACACCGACGGTGGACACAAGGAGTGGGTGACCGCGGTCTGCGAGTCCATCCGCAAGGCCACCGGCGTCGACTGCGTCGGCGACCCGAAGCCGGACTTCGCCACGGACCTCGAGGCCCGTGACAACGACCAGGTGAAGGGCATGTACCGCGGTGGCTGGGTCGCCGACTACCCGGTCAACGCCAACTTCATGAAGGAGCTGTACCACTCCACCGCCGAGGCCAACAACGGTCACTTCTCCAACAAGGAGATCGACGGGCTGATGAACAAGGCGGACAGCGCCAAGTCCCTCGACGCGTCGGTGAAGGCCTTCCAGGAGGTCGAGAAGAAGCTGGTCGAGCACATGCCGGCCATCCCGCTCTGGTACTACCGCATCAACGGCGGCCACGGTAAGAACGTCGACAACGTCAACGTCGACTTCCACGGTGACCTCGAGGTCTGGGGCGTCACCACCAAGTAA
- a CDS encoding ABC transporter permease, whose protein sequence is MGRYVARRLLQMIPVFIGSTLIIFCMMYALPGDPVRAMMGDQAYDPTVVAGIKKELGLDQPLLQQYVNYMTGLFQGDFGTQIASQRPIADIIADAFPVTIRLTLFAFTFVTLVGIGLGVVAGLRPDTLRDRGLLTLTLVLVSMPSFVLGFLLQYLFAFQWSVTTPTVTDSTDFSQLMLPAIVLASLSLAYVARLTRTSIAENLRSDYMRTAVAKGLPRRRVIGVHLMRNSLIPVVTFLGIELGNLMTGAIVTEGIFNVRGIGIEIYDALSRREGATVVGIASLMVLIYLAASLIVDLLYAVLDPRIRYA, encoded by the coding sequence ATGGGGCGCTATGTCGCACGACGACTGCTCCAGATGATCCCGGTGTTCATCGGGTCAACCTTGATCATCTTTTGCATGATGTACGCCCTGCCCGGCGACCCCGTCCGGGCGATGATGGGAGACCAGGCGTACGACCCGACAGTGGTCGCGGGCATCAAGAAGGAGCTCGGTCTCGACCAGCCGCTCCTTCAGCAGTACGTGAACTACATGACCGGGCTGTTCCAGGGCGACTTCGGTACCCAGATCGCCAGTCAGCGGCCCATCGCGGACATCATCGCTGACGCCTTCCCGGTGACGATCAGGCTGACGCTCTTCGCCTTCACCTTCGTCACGCTCGTGGGCATCGGCCTCGGTGTGGTCGCCGGTCTGCGCCCCGACACGCTGCGGGACCGCGGGCTGCTGACGCTGACCCTGGTCCTCGTCTCCATGCCGTCCTTCGTGCTGGGCTTCCTGCTGCAGTACCTGTTCGCCTTCCAGTGGTCGGTCACCACGCCCACGGTGACGGACTCGACGGACTTCTCCCAGCTCATGCTCCCCGCCATCGTGCTGGCGTCCCTCTCCCTCGCCTACGTCGCCCGGCTCACCCGGACGTCGATCGCGGAGAACCTGCGGTCCGACTACATGCGCACCGCCGTGGCCAAGGGGCTGCCCCGCCGCCGTGTCATCGGTGTCCACCTGATGCGCAACTCGCTGATCCCCGTGGTCACCTTCCTCGGTATCGAGCTCGGCAACCTGATGACCGGCGCCATCGTGACCGAGGGCATCTTCAACGTGCGGGGTATCGGCATCGAGATCTACGACGCGCTCAGCCGGCGTGAGGGCGCCACGGTCGTGGGAATCGC